In one window of Streptomyces sp. NBC_00193 DNA:
- a CDS encoding ROK family protein — translation MRVRSGRTVRDLRRENRTAVLQRLYFDGPLSRFSLGPATGLSSGSISNVVAELVTDGLVEEAGSVESAGGRPRTLLRVSPTSGYMIGVDVGETRIRIELFDLTLTELARVERPLEVAGPRRIDRYDVTVVVQHLREGIAEVLRRAGIAPERLLGVGIGVPGIVARTADGAVVHGQTIGWDAVPLERMLRDSHLLPETVPYYIDNGAKTLGQAEMWFGAGRGAHNAVVVLFGSGVGACVVSDDTRTGRAIEWGHLTVRVRGRRCRCGAQGCLEAYAGAEALLERWAEAGGRPPADADEETALTAMLAAAYPEPGPDGAAPTADTTALAVLEETAEYLGAGFSDLINLFQPERILVGGWAGLQLGTRFLESVRSYATSYALSYPAANVRIDLGTFGPDAVTVGAGILPLADFFARGGHRTEPEREEPLPAWRTTLQERAAH, via the coding sequence GTGCGAGTACGTAGCGGCAGAACAGTGCGTGACCTGCGGCGCGAGAACCGAACCGCTGTTTTGCAACGGTTGTATTTCGACGGCCCCTTGAGCCGCTTCTCGCTGGGCCCGGCCACGGGGCTGAGCTCCGGATCGATCAGCAACGTGGTCGCGGAGCTCGTCACCGACGGCCTGGTGGAGGAGGCCGGGAGCGTGGAGTCGGCCGGCGGGCGCCCCCGGACCCTGCTCCGCGTCAGCCCGACCAGCGGCTACATGATCGGCGTGGACGTCGGCGAGACCCGCATCCGCATCGAGCTCTTCGACCTCACCCTGACCGAACTCGCCCGCGTGGAACGCCCCCTGGAGGTGGCGGGGCCCCGCCGCATCGACCGCTACGACGTCACCGTCGTCGTGCAGCACCTCCGCGAGGGCATCGCCGAGGTCCTGCGCAGGGCCGGCATCGCACCCGAGCGGCTCCTGGGCGTCGGCATCGGCGTTCCCGGCATCGTCGCGCGGACCGCGGACGGCGCCGTCGTCCACGGCCAGACCATCGGCTGGGACGCGGTCCCCCTGGAGCGGATGCTGCGCGACTCCCACCTGCTGCCCGAAACCGTTCCGTACTACATCGACAACGGGGCCAAGACCCTCGGCCAGGCCGAGATGTGGTTCGGCGCCGGACGCGGGGCGCACAACGCCGTCGTCGTGCTCTTCGGCTCCGGCGTCGGCGCCTGCGTGGTCAGCGACGACACCCGGACCGGCCGCGCCATCGAGTGGGGCCACCTGACCGTGCGCGTCCGCGGGCGCCGCTGCCGCTGCGGAGCCCAGGGCTGCCTGGAGGCGTACGCGGGGGCCGAGGCCCTCCTGGAACGCTGGGCCGAGGCCGGCGGACGCCCCCCGGCCGACGCCGACGAGGAGACCGCCCTGACCGCGATGCTCGCCGCCGCCTACCCCGAGCCTGGCCCCGACGGCGCCGCCCCCACGGCCGACACGACCGCCCTGGCCGTCCTGGAGGAGACCGCCGAATACCTCGGCGCGGGATTCTCCGACCTGATCAACCTCTTCCAGCCCGAACGCATCCTCGTCGGCGGCTGGGCCGGCCTGCAGCTCGGCACCCGCTTCCTGGAGTCCGTACGGTCCTACGCCACCTCCTACGCCCTGTCGTACCCGGCGGCCAACGTCCGCATCGACCTGGGCACCTTCGGCCCCGACGCCGTCACCGTCGGCGCGGGAATCCTGCCCCTCGCCGACTTCTTCGCCCGGGGCGGACACCGCACGGAACCCGAACGCGAGGAGCCGCTGCCGGCCTGGCGGACCACGCTGCAGGAGCGGGCGGCGCACTGA